In a single window of the Candidatus Rhabdochlamydia sp. T3358 genome:
- a CDS encoding bifunctional cytidylyltransferase/SDR family oxidoreductase: MIVAILLMAGSGTRFGSQIPKQFHRLSGKKIYQHTLDKFLNTQLFSRIILVCAPEYIKQTQKETSFNDQVYVVAGGQSRQASSLKGLLACPSHTEIVVIHDAVRPFVSEEILQKNISLARLHKAVDTCIASGDTLVHTIDLKQIHSIPLRSQYLRGQTPQSFSYALILEAHLNATQKNSSDDCSLVLANKHRVFFTEGSEYNIKITTELDLFLAEQIFRLQYSDTAPSTKTLKNKRYIITGGSGGIGQAIIKSLEKEGAKAIDISRSSKNYPANLCCHTDVEKVFADIFNKFGPVDGLINSIGFLIKKPFICLSEQEIQEIVAANLTSVLFCCKCALIKTQGHILNIASSSYSRGRKDYTIYASCKAAVVNFTQGLAEEYPHLYINALAPQRTATAMRHREFPDEDPSTLLSTEEVAQSILNCLKSSITGSLIEVKFKPHPKEL; this comes from the coding sequence ATGATTGTAGCAATTCTTCTCATGGCTGGATCTGGAACCAGATTCGGCAGTCAAATCCCGAAACAATTTCATCGCTTATCTGGAAAAAAGATCTATCAACATACTTTAGATAAATTCTTAAATACCCAGCTTTTTTCTCGTATTATCTTGGTTTGCGCACCTGAATATATCAAACAAACCCAAAAAGAAACCTCTTTCAACGATCAGGTTTACGTAGTTGCAGGAGGACAAAGCCGCCAGGCGTCCTCTTTAAAAGGATTATTGGCTTGTCCTTCTCACACAGAAATTGTTGTGATTCACGACGCAGTCAGACCGTTTGTCAGTGAAGAAATATTACAAAAAAATATTTCCCTTGCTCGTTTACATAAAGCTGTTGATACTTGCATTGCCTCTGGTGATACCCTGGTTCATACAATAGATCTAAAGCAAATTCATTCAATTCCTCTTCGCAGTCAATACTTACGTGGACAAACTCCACAGAGTTTTTCCTACGCTCTTATTTTAGAAGCTCATTTAAATGCTACCCAAAAAAACAGTTCTGATGACTGCTCTCTTGTACTTGCTAATAAGCATCGAGTTTTTTTTACAGAAGGAAGCGAGTACAATATTAAAATTACAACAGAGTTGGACCTATTTCTAGCAGAGCAAATTTTTCGTCTACAGTATTCTGATACAGCGCCTAGTACAAAAACATTAAAAAATAAACGTTATATTATTACAGGAGGATCTGGAGGAATCGGACAGGCAATTATTAAAAGCTTAGAAAAAGAAGGTGCAAAAGCAATCGATATATCTCGGTCTTCTAAAAACTATCCTGCTAATTTATGTTGCCATACCGATGTAGAAAAAGTATTTGCAGATATCTTTAACAAGTTTGGCCCTGTAGATGGGTTAATTAATAGCATTGGGTTTCTTATAAAAAAACCTTTTATATGTCTTTCAGAACAAGAAATCCAAGAGATTGTTGCAGCCAATTTAACCAGTGTGCTTTTCTGTTGCAAATGTGCCCTTATAAAAACACAAGGCCATATTCTCAATATAGCCTCTTCTAGCTACTCTCGCGGTAGAAAAGACTATACCATTTATGCTAGCTGTAAAGCCGCTGTCGTTAATTTCACACAAGGGCTTGCAGAAGAGTACCCCCATCTTTACATCAATGCGCTTGCTCCACAAAGAACAGCTACAGCTATGCGTCATCGAGAATTTCCTGATGAGGATCCTTCTACTCTACTTTCTACAGAAGAAGTAGCACAATCAATTCTTAACTGCCTTAAATCCTCTATTACAGGTAGCCTTATCGAAGTAAAATTTAAGCCGCACCCCAAAGAACTTTAA
- the frr gene encoding ribosome recycling factor, whose protein sequence is MSVVKQTESKMKASLEHFKDDLKSLRSNRANPAMLDGVFVEAYGSKMRIKELASITTPESRQILISPFDPQMLQSIAKGIEKDHSLNLRPVIEGGQIRINIPPMDGSMREKLAKQVDTKTEEQKIAIRGIRQSGNESARKQKAEGLITEDQMKKDEKEIQKHTDTFCKEIENIAKSKKQELMTV, encoded by the coding sequence ATGAGTGTAGTTAAGCAGACTGAATCAAAAATGAAAGCCTCATTAGAGCACTTTAAAGATGACTTAAAAAGCCTGCGTTCTAATCGCGCAAATCCTGCTATGTTAGATGGTGTTTTTGTAGAAGCCTATGGTTCAAAAATGCGCATTAAAGAGTTAGCTTCTATTACAACTCCAGAAAGTAGACAAATCCTGATTTCTCCTTTTGATCCACAAATGCTGCAATCTATTGCAAAAGGAATTGAAAAAGATCATTCTTTGAATTTAAGACCTGTTATAGAAGGGGGACAGATTCGAATTAATATTCCCCCCATGGATGGTTCAATGCGTGAAAAGCTTGCTAAGCAGGTTGATACAAAAACTGAAGAGCAGAAAATTGCTATTCGTGGTATTAGACAAAGCGGTAATGAATCTGCTCGAAAACAAAAAGCAGAAGGGTTAATTACCGAAGATCAAATGAAAAAAGATGAAAAAGAAATACAAAAACACACAGATACCTTCTGTAAAGAAATTGAAAACATAGCTAAATCTAAAAAGCAAGAATTGATGACAGTTTAA
- a CDS encoding MFS transporter yields MNYRFKPTLCRSLCLLWCSHLILDFFTGIWPIYKTLFHIDLAKAGILAGISGFMGESLQLGFGYISDRGHRKVIMMLGLGLASSILWMTFTDHLFFSFCLLLLMMLGSSSFHPAAVGFASKLSEHHKGRYILLFSSSGAIGLAISQLTFTKTIAFFNGHALIFYIPVLILLILLLFYPLDAKTEAMPFSIKQALQLFLQHKRLLLPLYLIQIANVTLSAAFVFLLPDLMQTKECHIWLCQGGAHFCFILGGAVCMIITGYLCDRYNCKYVLLTVIISALFLFYSFLLQSSIPPWKTVMFLTCLGGMIGTMNPLVVSWANQCLSEHPSTISALLMGSAWCIANLGPTWAGLISKTVSVQPIISTLYIMSSLMVVAFFLVLITPQGSTAKTIVD; encoded by the coding sequence ATGAATTACCGCTTCAAACCAACTTTGTGTAGAAGCTTATGCCTCTTATGGTGTAGCCATTTAATTCTTGATTTCTTTACGGGCATTTGGCCTATCTATAAAACATTATTCCATATTGATTTGGCTAAAGCCGGTATTCTTGCAGGCATAAGCGGATTTATGGGAGAATCTTTGCAACTGGGTTTTGGATATATATCTGACCGAGGGCACCGCAAGGTAATCATGATGTTAGGACTTGGACTTGCTTCATCTATTCTATGGATGACATTTACCGACCATCTATTTTTTTCTTTTTGCCTACTGCTTTTGATGATGCTTGGTTCTTCTTCTTTTCATCCTGCTGCAGTTGGTTTTGCAAGTAAATTATCAGAGCATCATAAAGGACGTTATATTCTTTTATTCTCTTCTTCAGGAGCAATTGGCCTTGCTATTTCTCAACTCACTTTTACAAAAACAATTGCATTTTTTAATGGCCATGCTTTGATCTTTTACATTCCTGTTCTGATTTTATTGATCCTCTTACTTTTTTATCCTTTAGATGCAAAAACGGAAGCGATGCCTTTTTCTATTAAACAAGCTCTTCAGCTCTTTTTACAACACAAGCGACTATTACTGCCTTTATATTTGATCCAAATTGCTAATGTAACACTATCAGCAGCTTTTGTCTTTTTACTTCCCGACCTCATGCAAACAAAAGAATGTCATATTTGGCTATGTCAAGGAGGTGCACACTTTTGTTTTATCTTAGGTGGAGCTGTTTGTATGATTATTACGGGATATTTGTGTGATAGGTATAATTGCAAGTATGTACTTTTAACCGTAATCATAAGTGCGCTGTTTTTATTTTATAGCTTCTTATTGCAATCTTCTATTCCTCCTTGGAAAACAGTTATGTTTCTTACCTGTTTGGGTGGAATGATTGGAACAATGAATCCTTTAGTTGTATCATGGGCAAATCAATGCTTATCTGAACATCCAAGTACTATTTCTGCTTTATTAATGGGTTCTGCTTGGTGTATTGCGAATTTAGGCCCTACTTGGGCAGGGTTGATTTCCAAAACGGTTTCCGTTCAACCGATTATTTCTACATTATATATTATGAGTTCTTTAATGGTTGTTGCTTTCTTTCTAGTACTTATAACACCTCAAGGATCTACAGCAAAAACAATAGTTGACTAG
- a CDS encoding UvrB/UvrC motif-containing protein, whose translation MAERPIECSHCKKPIAVTYKEILDTSVTCNEMCATCPILEQKLHGYSSKTASHESHAETGMCCGNCRTTLESIKMGNPLGCSECYAVFADILVAELTSMGKIPLQLLKVAKNRKNQTLHLGKSPNKSAKIPSSNRLVALNEALNDALKKENYEQAAWLRDQINDLLGKKNSDGKI comes from the coding sequence ATGGCTGAAAGACCTATTGAATGCAGTCACTGCAAAAAACCTATTGCTGTAACCTATAAAGAAATACTTGATACTTCTGTTACATGTAATGAGATGTGTGCTACTTGTCCTATTTTAGAACAAAAGCTACATGGCTATTCAAGCAAGACAGCTTCCCATGAAAGCCATGCAGAAACGGGAATGTGCTGTGGAAACTGTCGCACTACCTTAGAGTCTATCAAAATGGGAAACCCTCTAGGATGCAGCGAATGTTATGCCGTTTTTGCAGACATCTTAGTTGCAGAATTAACTTCCATGGGAAAAATCCCTTTACAACTGTTAAAAGTAGCCAAAAATCGTAAAAATCAAACCTTGCACTTAGGAAAGTCTCCTAATAAATCAGCTAAAATCCCCTCTTCTAACCGCCTTGTTGCTTTAAACGAAGCACTAAACGATGCTTTGAAAAAAGAAAATTATGAACAAGCAGCCTGGCTTCGTGATCAAATTAATGACTTACTTGGGAAAAAAAACTCTGATGGAAAAATCTAG
- the tsf gene encoding translation elongation factor Ts: MSKIAAELVKQLRDRTGVSMSKCKEALESANGDMDKAIEFLRKAGMTSAVKKEGRDANEGLIGVDEEESALVLVEVNAETDFVAQNAKFKQFVQELIHQAILQKPASVAELMQLSYVKDPSITLDQYRSLIVQSLGENIQVKRLLIIPKSSDVSIGFYSHMGGKIVSIVVLTGGKGHESLARDIAMHVAAESPEYLSPEEVPAEVKAKEEEIARSQVQNKPPHIIDKIVEGKLEAYYMEMCLTRQKYVKDNSMTIAMLLDKENKEGKHPMKIQAFYRWKVGS; encoded by the coding sequence ATGAGTAAGATAGCTGCTGAATTGGTAAAACAATTGCGTGATCGTACAGGTGTGAGTATGAGCAAATGCAAAGAGGCGCTTGAGAGTGCCAATGGCGATATGGATAAAGCTATTGAATTCTTGCGTAAAGCGGGCATGACTTCTGCTGTCAAAAAAGAAGGTCGCGATGCAAACGAGGGCTTAATTGGAGTTGATGAAGAAGAAAGCGCGTTAGTTTTGGTTGAGGTAAATGCTGAAACAGATTTTGTTGCGCAAAATGCAAAGTTTAAGCAATTTGTTCAAGAGTTAATACATCAAGCGATTCTACAAAAACCAGCTTCTGTAGCAGAGTTGATGCAGTTATCTTATGTAAAAGACCCTTCGATTACTCTAGACCAATATAGATCTTTAATAGTGCAGAGCTTAGGAGAAAATATCCAAGTAAAACGATTGTTGATTATTCCAAAATCCTCAGATGTTTCCATAGGATTCTATAGCCATATGGGGGGGAAGATTGTCTCCATAGTTGTGCTTACAGGAGGAAAGGGACATGAAAGTCTAGCTCGTGATATTGCTATGCACGTAGCAGCAGAGTCTCCTGAATATTTATCACCTGAAGAAGTACCAGCTGAAGTTAAAGCAAAAGAAGAAGAGATAGCTCGTAGTCAAGTGCAAAACAAGCCTCCTCACATTATTGATAAAATTGTCGAAGGAAAATTGGAAGCATATTATATGGAGATGTGCTTAACTCGTCAAAAGTATGTTAAAGACAACTCCATGACAATAGCTATGTTACTCGATAAAGAGAATAAAGAAGGCAAGCATCCTATGAAGATTCAAGCATTTTATCGCTGGAAAGTAGGAAGCTAA
- the msrA gene encoding peptide-methionine (S)-S-oxide reductase MsrA, whose translation MPKKEIRWIWKILSFAFFCYLLPACGQATDKKLEIATFAGGCFWCVQHDFNQIEGVVSTTVGYTGGHKLDPTYEQVSSGSTGHLEAVQVVYNPQRISYEELLDAYWKMIDPTRDDGQFCDLGPQYRPVIFYYNLSQKQAAERSKQALVQSKRFPQVLVQILPEATFYAAEEYHQNYSKTHSIRYRFYRYRCGRDKQLKVLWGAA comes from the coding sequence ATGCCAAAAAAGGAAATACGCTGGATTTGGAAAATTTTAAGTTTTGCTTTTTTCTGCTATTTACTTCCTGCTTGTGGACAAGCAACGGATAAGAAGCTTGAAATAGCAACTTTTGCGGGAGGTTGTTTTTGGTGTGTGCAACATGACTTTAATCAAATTGAGGGGGTAGTGTCTACAACGGTAGGCTATACAGGAGGGCATAAATTAGACCCTACCTACGAGCAAGTCTCTTCTGGGTCCACAGGCCATCTAGAAGCTGTGCAAGTGGTTTATAACCCACAAAGAATTAGTTATGAAGAACTTTTAGATGCTTATTGGAAAATGATTGATCCTACAAGAGATGATGGGCAATTCTGTGATTTGGGACCTCAATATAGACCTGTTATTTTTTATTATAATTTAAGCCAAAAACAGGCTGCTGAGAGATCAAAGCAAGCTCTTGTTCAGTCAAAACGATTTCCTCAGGTTTTAGTACAAATTTTGCCAGAAGCCACTTTTTATGCAGCAGAAGAATATCATCAAAATTATTCTAAAACACATTCTATACGCTATAGGTTTTACCGTTATAGATGCGGAAGAGATAAGCAGCTTAAAGTTCTTTGGGGTGCGGCTTAA
- a CDS encoding IS630 family transposase codes for MQPTSSFLTQNAKDILKARHRQERDKRLCDRIKSILLLDDGWSYAQVAYALLLDEDTIRRYYKTYLEGGKEALLNLNYTGKACKLNQEQLDQLKTYVSKEIPSSAGQVVNFIKKHFAIRYTLSAVISLLHRLNFEYKKPKLIPGKANAEDQALFLKELKTLEMDLCESDEIIYIDGVHPQHNSKPSYGWFKKGAKALLKANSGRQRININGGLNANNLEVTTIVADYINAQSTISLFQKLEEQYPHAERIIAICDNASYYRSKLVSEHLNNSRIEIKFLPPYSPNLNLIERLWRFMNRKVRNNQYYEKFVEFKKATLSFFENISTFKEELKSLLSKKFHIVNP; via the coding sequence ATGCAACCTACATCAAGCTTTTTAACACAAAATGCAAAAGACATCCTAAAGGCTCGTCATCGTCAGGAACGAGATAAGAGGTTATGCGATAGAATCAAATCTATTTTATTATTAGATGATGGATGGTCATATGCACAAGTAGCATATGCATTGCTTCTAGATGAGGATACGATAAGACGTTACTACAAAACCTATCTAGAAGGAGGCAAAGAAGCCTTACTCAACCTAAATTACACAGGAAAAGCCTGTAAACTTAATCAAGAACAGCTAGATCAGCTCAAGACTTATGTAAGCAAAGAGATTCCTAGCTCTGCTGGGCAAGTCGTGAACTTCATAAAAAAACATTTTGCCATTCGGTACACTCTATCAGCAGTGATTTCCTTATTACACCGCTTAAATTTTGAGTATAAAAAACCAAAGTTGATTCCTGGAAAAGCAAATGCTGAAGATCAAGCACTTTTTTTGAAAGAGCTCAAAACCCTAGAAATGGATCTTTGTGAATCAGATGAAATCATCTACATAGATGGCGTTCATCCTCAGCATAATTCTAAACCTTCTTATGGATGGTTTAAAAAAGGAGCAAAGGCATTATTAAAAGCCAATAGCGGTCGCCAGCGAATAAATATTAATGGTGGGCTAAATGCTAATAACCTTGAAGTGACTACCATTGTTGCAGATTATATAAATGCGCAATCTACCATTAGCTTATTTCAGAAATTAGAAGAGCAATATCCCCATGCAGAACGCATTATAGCGATATGTGATAATGCAAGTTATTATAGGTCAAAACTGGTTTCTGAGCATCTCAACAACTCTAGAATAGAAATCAAGTTCTTACCCCCTTATTCTCCAAATCTTAATCTGATTGAACGACTTTGGCGATTCATGAATCGCAAAGTTCGAAATAATCAATATTATGAAAAATTCGTAGAATTCAAGAAAGCAACTCTTAGTTTTTTTGAAAATATTTCCACTTTCAAAGAGGAATTAAAAAGTCTCCTCTCTAAAAAATTTCATATTGTAAATCCTTAA
- the pyrH gene encoding UMP kinase yields MHRPAYKRVLLKLSGEALMGGQAFGVEPAASSRIAQMIKQVCDLKVQLGIVIGGGNIFRGAQAKAFNFERTPADHIGMLSTTINGLVLQQSLKSIGIDTHVMSALNTDVIVEKYNWKQALAYLESDVPVIFVGGTGNPYFTTDSAAALRAIEMKSEILLKATKVDGIYDCDPKKSTKAKKFNRLTYAEVLAKNLKVMDSTAIALCAENKIPICVFDLFDPTALLNIVCGESLGTLVTGDKS; encoded by the coding sequence ATGCATAGGCCCGCTTACAAAAGAGTTCTACTTAAATTATCAGGAGAAGCTCTGATGGGTGGGCAAGCTTTCGGTGTTGAACCGGCAGCATCTTCTCGGATTGCACAAATGATTAAACAAGTTTGTGACCTCAAAGTGCAATTGGGGATCGTGATTGGTGGAGGCAACATATTCCGAGGAGCTCAGGCTAAAGCCTTTAATTTTGAAAGGACCCCAGCTGATCACATTGGAATGTTATCTACTACAATCAACGGACTGGTTCTGCAACAATCTTTAAAGAGTATCGGAATTGATACTCATGTTATGAGTGCTCTTAATACAGATGTTATTGTTGAAAAATATAATTGGAAACAAGCTTTGGCTTATTTAGAGAGTGACGTACCGGTAATTTTTGTTGGAGGAACAGGCAATCCTTATTTTACTACAGATTCTGCAGCTGCTTTGCGCGCTATTGAAATGAAGTCAGAGATTTTGCTTAAAGCAACAAAGGTTGATGGAATTTATGACTGTGATCCTAAAAAAAGCACTAAAGCCAAAAAATTCAATCGATTAACGTATGCAGAAGTTTTGGCAAAGAATTTAAAAGTGATGGATTCTACAGCAATTGCGTTATGTGCTGAAAATAAAATCCCTATTTGCGTATTTGATTTATTTGATCCAACCGCCCTACTAAATATTGTGTGTGGCGAATCTTTAGGTACATTAGTAACAGGAGACAAGTCATGA
- a CDS encoding NUDIX domain-containing protein — protein sequence MYISTFPPESFLPAVEVVACFCHWQERFLFLLRQPNKLQGDTWCLPGGKVEQEETLHKAIYREVYEEVGITLIKEHSFFWKSLFVRAPHMEYTLHLFHADLNQKNFCINLNLTEHSKYRWLSLSEAKKLPLIETGQELIAMFEKDFKKDC from the coding sequence ATGTACATTTCAACTTTCCCCCCTGAAAGTTTTCTTCCCGCTGTTGAGGTAGTTGCTTGTTTTTGTCATTGGCAAGAACGCTTTCTTTTTCTTTTACGCCAGCCAAATAAGTTGCAAGGAGATACTTGGTGTTTACCTGGAGGCAAGGTAGAACAAGAAGAAACTTTGCACAAAGCAATTTATCGAGAAGTATATGAAGAAGTAGGAATTACGCTCATAAAGGAACATAGCTTTTTTTGGAAAAGCTTATTTGTTCGTGCTCCTCATATGGAATATACACTGCATCTTTTTCATGCAGATCTTAACCAAAAGAATTTTTGTATTAACTTAAATCTAACCGAGCATAGTAAGTACCGTTGGTTATCTTTATCGGAAGCTAAGAAGCTTCCTTTAATTGAAACCGGTCAAGAGCTTATAGCGATGTTTGAAAAAGATTTTAAAAAAGATTGCTGA
- a CDS encoding transposase: MEYIPPGRPMENGHIESFNGKFREECLNQNAFKNMSEAKKIVEEWRVDYNELRPHSALGYKTPIEFLREQVC, from the coding sequence CTGGAGTATATTCCTCCGGGAAGACCAATGGAAAATGGGCACATTGAGAGCTTTAACGGAAAATTTCGAGAAGAGTGTTTAAACCAAAATGCCTTCAAAAATATGTCAGAAGCAAAAAAGATTGTTGAAGAATGGAGGGTTGATTATAACGAACTTCGTCCTCACAGTGCTTTAGGATATAAAACACCTATTGAATTTTTAAGGGAGCAAGTTTGTTAA
- the msrA gene encoding peptide-methionine (S)-S-oxide reductase MsrA produces the protein MLKKKIHWVWKILNFAFFCCLVPVHGQEAMDKNFEIATFAGGCFWLVQHNFNQIDGVVSTKVGYTGGDKLDPCYEEVCCQKTGHFEAVQVVYHSQKISYEELLEAYWKMIDPTRDDGQFEDSGPQYRPAIFYHNLDQKETAERSKQALIQSKQFPQVLVQILPEAIFYVAEDYHQNYLDRCE, from the coding sequence ATGTTAAAAAAGAAAATACATTGGGTTTGGAAGATTTTAAATTTTGCTTTTTTCTGTTGTTTAGTGCCTGTTCATGGGCAGGAAGCAATGGACAAAAACTTCGAAATAGCAACCTTTGCTGGAGGATGTTTTTGGCTTGTGCAACATAATTTTAATCAGATTGATGGAGTGGTGTCAACAAAGGTAGGATATACAGGTGGAGATAAATTAGACCCTTGTTATGAAGAGGTTTGCTGTCAAAAAACAGGACATTTTGAAGCGGTACAAGTGGTTTATCATTCACAAAAAATCAGCTATGAGGAACTTTTAGAAGCCTATTGGAAAATGATTGATCCTACAAGAGATGACGGACAGTTTGAAGATTCTGGCCCTCAATACAGACCTGCTATTTTTTATCATAATTTAGATCAAAAAGAGACTGCTGAAAGATCAAAACAAGCACTTATTCAGTCAAAACAATTCCCACAGGTTTTGGTGCAAATTTTGCCAGAAGCCATTTTTTATGTAGCGGAAGATTATCATCAAAATTATCTAGATCGATGTGAGTAG
- a CDS encoding BTB/POZ domain-containing protein, producing MLNSKSLEYITLKDLNIETLQNTDYQAVLYLLHYIYTSDEDVPLSLCSDVNRLADNYSEPDLKKICDQKILRSS from the coding sequence ATCCTTAATTCTAAATCTCTAGAGTATATTACGCTCAAAGATCTAAATATAGAAACACTACAAAACACCGATTACCAAGCTGTATTGTATCTACTGCATTACATCTATACTAGCGATGAGGATGTTCCTTTAAGCCTTTGTTCTGATGTAAACCGTTTAGCAGATAACTATTCAGAGCCTGATTTAAAAAAGATATGTGATCAAAAAATCTTGAGATCCTCATGA
- a CDS encoding type II CAAX endopeptidase family protein, with protein sequence MQISSFSYEIFIENPLFTLCFFTLGISLMSLWVCKKWFWAIFLFIAYFLALYTHIATTASLIPIILLGVCQYALKKTTNPSIRFLLFGSAVFISISLFMHFLPGFANWKIVSDLTIGKNSYPLTLWLNFDKPFIGLFVLAYLVPLIESRENFWGLIKKVTPVLVLMIFSLAAVSYYLKAITFDPKLPAVFLIWAIQNLIFVSIPEEAFFRGFFQQELDQSFGLKPLGTGCSIIITSILFALLHIGWSPNFSAIALTFCASLFYGVVYRWTQAIEASIFCHFGFNTVHFLFFSYPFAIQPGL encoded by the coding sequence ATGCAAATTAGTTCTTTTAGTTATGAGATATTTATAGAGAACCCACTTTTTACCTTATGCTTTTTTACTCTAGGTATAAGTTTAATGAGTTTGTGGGTTTGTAAGAAATGGTTTTGGGCTATTTTTTTATTCATTGCCTATTTTTTGGCTTTATATACGCATATAGCAACAACTGCATCTTTAATTCCTATTATTCTATTAGGTGTCTGCCAATACGCTTTGAAAAAAACCACTAATCCTTCGATTCGTTTTTTACTGTTTGGTAGTGCTGTTTTTATTTCTATCTCTTTATTTATGCATTTTTTACCAGGCTTTGCTAATTGGAAAATTGTTTCTGATCTGACGATTGGCAAAAACTCTTATCCATTAACCCTCTGGTTAAATTTTGATAAGCCTTTTATTGGTCTTTTTGTGCTGGCTTACCTGGTGCCTTTAATTGAATCTAGAGAAAATTTTTGGGGATTGATAAAAAAAGTTACACCAGTATTAGTGCTTATGATTTTTAGTTTAGCGGCTGTTTCTTATTATTTAAAAGCTATTACCTTTGACCCTAAGCTACCTGCTGTTTTTTTGATTTGGGCTATTCAGAACTTAATTTTTGTCTCTATTCCAGAAGAAGCATTTTTTCGTGGGTTTTTCCAACAAGAATTAGATCAATCATTTGGATTAAAGCCATTAGGCACTGGTTGTAGTATTATCATTACCTCCATTTTATTTGCTCTTCTACACATTGGATGGTCTCCTAACTTCTCTGCGATAGCGCTTACTTTTTGTGCAAGCCTTTTCTATGGGGTGGTTTACCGTTGGACTCAAGCCATTGAAGCTAGTATTTTCTGTCATTTTGGCTTCAATACAGTTCATTTCCTGTTCTTCAGCTACCCTTTTGCAATACAGCCTGGACTTTAA
- a CDS encoding protein arginine kinase has product MNKQPGFVIKLMTYLGKKTLMEKSSLPNTLLSHTPWENQINAIWPATCFSLSRNLASYHFPAKMLDDEFERVYSILCNNLSSYLPKSIALKNTQLSALDKEFLFEHFLCLENLANTHSHQGFVLDEMGLFFAQINKEDHLHICCIDYQGEWETVWNRLNQIETDLSKTLDFSFSHKFGFLTSYPQYSGTALRVHAYLHLPAIIHCGQLQEILTKSQQENIYAIGMSGTLEELIGDLIILSNVYTLGVNEETILDSLHKTIMNFMALEKTLRTHLKEKGNPEIKDQISRAYGLLLHSYQLQEKEALNALSLIKLGLELNWVKGVSEKTINDLLFTCRRAHLTYICNTALLDPQESARKRAEFLHKQLQGIALNI; this is encoded by the coding sequence ATGAACAAGCAGCCTGGCTTCGTGATCAAATTAATGACTTACTTGGGAAAAAAAACTCTGATGGAAAAATCTAGCTTACCAAATACTCTTCTTTCTCATACTCCTTGGGAAAATCAAATAAATGCAATCTGGCCTGCTACTTGTTTTTCTTTAAGTCGTAATCTAGCCAGCTATCATTTCCCTGCAAAAATGCTCGATGATGAGTTTGAAAGGGTCTATAGTATCTTATGTAATAATCTATCTTCTTATTTGCCTAAATCCATTGCATTAAAAAATACCCAGCTTTCCGCTCTTGACAAGGAATTTTTATTTGAACATTTTTTATGTCTGGAAAATCTGGCTAATACTCATTCTCATCAGGGATTTGTTCTTGATGAAATGGGGTTATTTTTTGCGCAAATCAATAAAGAGGATCATTTACATATATGCTGTATTGATTATCAAGGAGAATGGGAAACAGTCTGGAATCGACTCAATCAAATAGAGACAGATTTAAGTAAAACACTCGATTTTTCTTTTTCCCATAAATTTGGATTTTTAACTTCTTATCCTCAATATTCAGGAACGGCTCTTAGAGTACACGCTTATTTACATCTCCCAGCCATTATTCATTGCGGACAACTACAGGAAATACTTACTAAAAGCCAACAAGAAAATATATATGCTATAGGCATGTCAGGTACATTAGAAGAATTAATTGGCGATCTTATTATTTTAAGTAATGTCTATACATTAGGTGTAAATGAAGAAACCATTCTTGACTCTTTACATAAGACCATTATGAATTTTATGGCTTTAGAAAAGACGTTGCGCACGCACTTAAAAGAAAAAGGCAATCCAGAAATTAAGGATCAGATAAGTCGTGCTTACGGCCTTCTTTTACACTCTTACCAACTGCAGGAAAAAGAAGCATTAAATGCTTTAAGCTTAATTAAGCTTGGTTTAGAACTCAACTGGGTTAAAGGGGTTTCTGAAAAAACAATCAATGATCTATTATTTACATGTAGACGTGCCCATCTAACTTATATTTGTAATACAGCCCTTTTAGATCCTCAAGAAAGTGCTAGAAAACGCGCGGAATTCTTACATAAACAGCTGCAAGGAATAGCTTTAAATATTTAA